The Caloenas nicobarica isolate bCalNic1 chromosome 15, bCalNic1.hap1, whole genome shotgun sequence genome includes a region encoding these proteins:
- the LOC135994682 gene encoding centrosome-associated protein CEP250-like isoform X4 produces the protein MAAPSQASLRRRLQSSQEAQHRQALLVRKLQAKVLQYRTRCRELEQQVEAGGGSLPGRREATEDHSLEKALLQLEEEQQRCENLAEVNALLREQLDKASEVNSALKEDVGKLTADWMRAREELGLKESEWRRERELYDSYVRGERHRLLSLWCQVVTFRRQFLEMKTATDRDLSELKAEHMRLSGAVLVSCSRPTSGDLEKKELQDRVMELSALLVRSQKQNEEKEKPMETPDDTVEILEASRLETEHEASWSKSAKEENLSLQKLIKDITEVVLDASDSTVSMICPGSSQQAEPSTILSVLSSGGTEQAFALVQEALARRRGATRALQEELSARQDSIDSLLQQHRQQEEKCRKLQQRLEQLEEECAMSSRQQQHLQSLVEALRSDCANLEKTREELQQQLDVMEQEASCLRQRNTELQLKKDSAQGKMVEQQQAMERARREQELLLKDLAALEGKHSLLQSELAVTREMLEKSQFQRSLLEQEKHELTTALEKAEQSVAELTRTQKQLSAETADLRVAAANMSSLNEALAVEKVQLNNLVLQVSRQQESASTGLEQLRQESSRQGLALAKVSEEKEVLVQEKAALELRLAAVERDRQGLSEQLAEARSVKETLECSLSEAQQHVSQLEIARSQLEMQLHTITQAKEVIQGEVKCLQRELEAERSLLRQERENTAQQLLRREQQHDDTLRLRQNDHEAEIKRLLQDLASAREGHQSELQELLERWQQEKAETEREHEKQLLDMEQKVAAVQAQQQEEQTRRENAEQEAMLEKEREKNSLLETLLQTQGELTDACQRVEQLRQQMKEQREKGQHERDRLEAVKAKLVWEMKLLQESVTASETRANTATDTSHCLEQELQTTLSVLKMKNEEVEMQWQKIQMLEKEAAEGKALQETLTHMNAVLSEREGETRLYREQVRMLEKQKEMHRTTLDQVMKDMAEKNQQVESQKDQIRELQKQQELQRTLVSKMSKELEERDQEIRSQQEQIAELEKQQEMQQVQQTLPKKDEELKYQRDRVRYLEKTLTWREQDLRRQSDLLKQLTSALRWKDDGETLKKQIQRLQKWEEEEAEKRQVVQERDGLLRRQKELTQQLEDERKAKGEELERVAALLKQTERRELEWQQKAQALTLALTKSEMASGTLREEVAVLQNMVSERDTDRFHHQQAAAEGEQLSWLSEKRLLSQRLERLQGAVARLELEKTELQQLNAELRRTLEQVERERRRLKRYCRGRSLPDAC, from the exons ATGGCGGCGCCGAGCCAGGCCTCCCTGCGCCGCCGGCTGCAGAGCTCGCAGGAGGCGCAGCACCGGCAAGCGCTGCTGGTGCGGAAGCTGCAGGCGAAG GTCCTGCAGTACCGGACTCGGTGCcgagagctggagcagcaagtgGAGGCAGGAGGG GGATCCCTCCCCGGCAGGCGGGAAGCCACAGAAGACCACAGCCTGGAGAAagcactgctgcagctggaagaggagcagcaaag gTGCGAGAATCTGGCAGAAGTGAACGCTCTCCTGCGGGAGCAGCTCGATAAAGCCAGTGAGGTTAATTCAGCCCTTAAAGAAGATGTTGGAAAACTGACGGCGGATTGGATGAGGGCCCGGGAGGAGCTGGGGTTGAAGGAGAGTGAATGGCGCCGTGAGCGTGAG CTGTATGACAGCTACGTCAGGGGTGAACGTCACCGTCTCCTCAGCCTGTGGTGTCAGGTGGTGACCTTCCGCCGTCAGTTCCTGGAGATGAAGACTGCCACTGACCG AGATTTGTCCGAGCTGAAGGCAGAGCACATGAGGCTTTCTGGAGCTGTACTTGTGAGCTGCTCCCGTCCAACCTCTGGCGACCTGGAGAAGAAGGAGCTTCAGGACAG GGTGATGGAGCTCTCGGCCTTGCTTGTGCGGTCCCAGAAGCAGAACGAGGAGAAGGAGAAGCCCATGGAAACACCTGACGACACTGTGGAGATTCTG GAAGCCAGTCGGTTAGAGACAGAACATGAAGCTTCGTGGAGTAAAAGTGCCAAAGAGGAGAACCTTTCCCTGCAAAAGCTGATAAAGGATATAACTGAG GTGGTGTTGGATGCCAGTGACAGCACGGTCAGCATGATCTGCCCTGGCAGTtcccagcaggcagagcccagcaccaTCCTCTCTGTCCTGAGCTCCGGTGGGACAGAGCAGGCCTTTGCCTTGGTTCAGGAGGCGCTGGCAAGGAGGCGAGGAGCAACGCGG GCCCTACAAGAAGAGCTTTCTGCCAGGCAGGACTCTATCGattccctgctgcagcagcacaggcagcaggaagagaagtgcaggaagctgcagcagaggctTGAGCAACTGGAGGAGGAATGCGCCATgtccagcaggcagcagcagcacctccagTCTCTGGTGGAAGCGCTCAGAAG TGACTGTGCCAACCTGGAGAAAACCAGGGAAGAGTTACAGCAACAGCTGGATGTAATGGAGCAAGAAGCCTCATGTCTGCGTCAAAGGAACAcggagctgcagctgaagaaaGACTCAGCCCAGGGGAAAAtggtggagcagcagcaggcaatGGAGAGAGCGCGTCGTGAGCAGGAGCTCCT GCTGAAGGACTTAGCTGCACTTGAAGGAAAACATTCATTGTTGCAGAGTGAGCTGGCAGTCACGAGAGAGATGCTGGAGAAGTCGCAGTTTCAGAGGAGTCTGCTGGAGCAAGAGAAACACGAGCTGACCACGGCCCTGGAGAAG GCCGAGCAGTCGGTGGCAGAGTTGACAAGGACTCAGAAGCAGCTGAGTGCTGAAACAGCTGATCTGCGTGTTGCAGCAGCCAACATGAGCAGTCTCAATGAAGCTCTTGCAGTGGAGAAAGTGCAGCTGAACAACCTTGTGCTGCAG GTGTCCCGGCAGCAAGAGTCGGCCAGCACTGGTCTGGAGCAGTTGCGCCAGGAGTCCTCTCGCCAAGGGCTCGCGCTGGCCAAGGTGTCCGAAGAGaaggaggtgctggtgcaggagaAGGCTGCCCTGGAGCTGCGCCTGGCAGCCGTGGAGCGGGACAGACAAGGCCTTTcagagcagctggcagaggCCAG GTCGGTGAAGGAGACCCTGGAGTGCAGCCTGTCTGAGGCTCAGCAGCACGTATCTCAGCTGGAGATCGCCCGGAGTCAGCTTGAGATGCAACTTCACACCATCACGCAGGCCAAGGAGGTGATACAAG GGGAAGTGAAGTGCCTTCAACGTGAGCTGGAAGCAGAGAGATCTCTCCTGAGGCAGGAACGGGAAAACACGGCACAACAGCTCTTGCGGAGAGAACAGCAGCATGACGATACCCTCAGACTTCGGCAAAACGAtcatgaagcagaaataaagaggCTTCTGCAAGACCTG gCAAGCGCGCGGGAAGGGCACCagtcagagctgcaggagctgctggagcgatggcagcaggagaaggcagagacaGAGAGGGAGCACGAGAAGCAGCTGTTGGATATGGAGCAGAAAGTTGCTGCCGTGCAAGCTCAACAACAAGAGGAACAAACTAGACGTGAAAATGCCGAGCAAGAG GCCATGCTGGAAAAGGAGCGTGAGAAGAATTCTTTACTAGAGACGCTCCTCCAGACTCAGGGAGAGCTCACAGACGCCTGCCAGCGGGTAGAGCAGCTCAGGCAGCAGATGAAAGAGCAGCGAGAGAAGGGGCAG catgAACGGGACAGGCTGGAAGCAGTTAAAGCAAAGCTGGTATGGGAGATGAAACTTCTTCAGGAGTCAGTCACAGCCTCTGAGACCCGAGCAAACACAGCAACAGATACGAGCCACTGCCTTGAACAAGAACTTCAAACTACTTTGTctgtcttaaaaatgaaaaatgaggaggTGGAAATGCAGTGGCAGAAAATTCAGATGCTGgagaaagaggcagcagagggaaaAGCTTTGCAGGAGACTCTCACTCATATGAATGCCGTCTTGtcagagagggagggagaaacgCGGTTGTACCGGGAACAGGTGAGaatgctggaaaagcagaaagaaatgcacCGAACTACTCTCGATCAGGTTATGAAGGACATGGCAGAGAAAAACCAGCAGGTGGAATCCCAAAAAGACCAGATCCgagagctgcagaagcagcaggaattgCAGAGGACACTTGTAAGCAAGATGAGcaaagagctggaggagagagacCAGGAGATCAGATCCCAGCAAGAACAGatagcagagctggagaagcagcaagaaatGCAGCAAGTTCAGCAGACTCTGCCCAAGAAGGATGAAGAGCTCAAGTACCAGAGAGACAGAGTCAGGTATTTAGAGAAGACTCTGACATGGAGGGAACAAGACCTTAGGAGGCAGAGTGACCTCCTGAAACAATTAACATCAGCTCTGCGATGGAAAGATGACGGGGAGACCCTGAAGAAACAAATCCAGAGACTCCAAaagtgggaggaagaggaggcagagaagaggCAAGTTGTCCAGGAGAGAGACGGTCTCTTGAGGAGGCAGAAGGAGCTGACCCAACAGCTGGAAGACGAGAGGAAAGCAAAGGGGGAAGAACTGGAGCGTGTGGCTGCTCTTTTGAAGCAGACTGAAAGAAGAGAACTGGAGTGGCAGCAGAAGGCACAAGCACTGACTCTTGCCCTCACCAAGAGTGAAATGGCCAGTGGCACTCTGAGGGAAGAAGTAGCCGTCCTGCAGAATATGGTTTCGGAGAGGGACACGGACCGGTTTCATCATCAG caggctgctgcagaaggggagcagctctcctggctctcagaGAAGAGACTCCTGTCGCAGCGGCTGGAACGTCTGCAGGGAGCAGTTGCAAGGCTGGAACTTGAGAAGACGGAGCTGCAGCAACTCAACGCTGAGCTCAGGAGGACCCTGGAGCAG GTGGAACGTGAACGGAGGAGACTGAAGAGATACTGCCGTGGTCGGTCGCTGCCAGACGCGTGctga
- the LOC135994682 gene encoding centrosome-associated protein CEP250-like isoform X3, with the protein MAAPSQASLRRRLQSSQEAQHRQALLVRKLQAKVLQYRTRCRELEQQVEAGGGSLPGRREATEDHSLEKALLQLEEEQQRCENLAEVNALLREQLDKASEVNSALKEDVGKLTADWMRAREELGLKESEWRRERELYDSYVRGERHRLLSLWCQVVTFRRQFLEMKTATDRDLSELKAEHMRLSGAVLVSCSRPTSGDLEKKELQDRVMELSALLVRSQKQNEEKEKPMETPDDTVEILEASRLETEHEASWSKSAKEENLSLQKLIKDITEVVLDASDSTVSMICPGSSQQAEPSTILSVLSSGGTEQAFALVQEALARRRGATRDSIDSLLQQHRQQEEKCRKLQQRLEQLEEECAMSSRQQQHLQSLVEALRSDCANLEKTREELQQQLDVMEQEASCLRQRNTELQLKKDSAQGKMVEQQQAMERARREQELLLKDLAALEGKHSLLQSELAVTREMLEKSQFQRSLLEQEKHELTTALEKAEQSVAELTRTQKQLSAETADLRVAAANMSSLNEALAVEKVQLNNLVLQLEQENEVVSGKVAEMERARVCEQEQLSWCERSKAELCAEKAQLEQLLQKAEEQQEGLRVELRRLAEEKEETREQLSEVSRQQESASTGLEQLRQESSRQGLALAKVSEEKEVLVQEKAALELRLAAVERDRQGLSEQLAEARSVKETLECSLSEAQQHVSQLEIARSQLEMQLHTITQAKEVIQGEVKCLQRELEAERSLLRQERENTAQQLLRREQQHDDTLRLRQNDHEAEIKRLLQDLASAREGHQSELQELLERWQQEKAETEREHEKQLLDMEQKVAAVQAQQQEEQTRRENAEQEAMLEKEREKNSLLETLLQTQGELTDACQRVEQLRQQMKEQREKGQHERDRLEAVKAKLVWEMKLLQESVTASETRANTATDTSHCLEQELQTTLSVLKMKNEEVEMQWQKIQMLEKEAAEGKALQETLTHMNAVLSEREGETRLYREQVRMLEKQKEMHRTTLDQVMKDMAEKNQQVESQKDQIRELQKQQELQRTLVSKMSKELEERDQEIRSQQEQIAELEKQQEMQQVQQTLPKKDEELKYQRDRVRYLEKTLTWREQDLRRQSDLLKQLTSALRWKDDGETLKKQIQRLQKWEEEEAEKRQVVQERDGLLRRQKELTQQLEDERKAKGEELERVAALLKQTERRELEWQQKAQALTLALTKSEMASGTLREEVAVLQNMVSERDTDRFHHQQAAAEGEQLSWLSEKRLLSQRLERLQGAVARLELEKTELQQLNAELRRTLEQVERERRRLKRYCRGRSLPDAC; encoded by the exons ATGGCGGCGCCGAGCCAGGCCTCCCTGCGCCGCCGGCTGCAGAGCTCGCAGGAGGCGCAGCACCGGCAAGCGCTGCTGGTGCGGAAGCTGCAGGCGAAG GTCCTGCAGTACCGGACTCGGTGCcgagagctggagcagcaagtgGAGGCAGGAGGG GGATCCCTCCCCGGCAGGCGGGAAGCCACAGAAGACCACAGCCTGGAGAAagcactgctgcagctggaagaggagcagcaaag gTGCGAGAATCTGGCAGAAGTGAACGCTCTCCTGCGGGAGCAGCTCGATAAAGCCAGTGAGGTTAATTCAGCCCTTAAAGAAGATGTTGGAAAACTGACGGCGGATTGGATGAGGGCCCGGGAGGAGCTGGGGTTGAAGGAGAGTGAATGGCGCCGTGAGCGTGAG CTGTATGACAGCTACGTCAGGGGTGAACGTCACCGTCTCCTCAGCCTGTGGTGTCAGGTGGTGACCTTCCGCCGTCAGTTCCTGGAGATGAAGACTGCCACTGACCG AGATTTGTCCGAGCTGAAGGCAGAGCACATGAGGCTTTCTGGAGCTGTACTTGTGAGCTGCTCCCGTCCAACCTCTGGCGACCTGGAGAAGAAGGAGCTTCAGGACAG GGTGATGGAGCTCTCGGCCTTGCTTGTGCGGTCCCAGAAGCAGAACGAGGAGAAGGAGAAGCCCATGGAAACACCTGACGACACTGTGGAGATTCTG GAAGCCAGTCGGTTAGAGACAGAACATGAAGCTTCGTGGAGTAAAAGTGCCAAAGAGGAGAACCTTTCCCTGCAAAAGCTGATAAAGGATATAACTGAG GTGGTGTTGGATGCCAGTGACAGCACGGTCAGCATGATCTGCCCTGGCAGTtcccagcaggcagagcccagcaccaTCCTCTCTGTCCTGAGCTCCGGTGGGACAGAGCAGGCCTTTGCCTTGGTTCAGGAGGCGCTGGCAAGGAGGCGAGGAGCAACGCGG GACTCTATCGattccctgctgcagcagcacaggcagcaggaagagaagtgcaggaagctgcagcagaggctTGAGCAACTGGAGGAGGAATGCGCCATgtccagcaggcagcagcagcacctccagTCTCTGGTGGAAGCGCTCAGAAG TGACTGTGCCAACCTGGAGAAAACCAGGGAAGAGTTACAGCAACAGCTGGATGTAATGGAGCAAGAAGCCTCATGTCTGCGTCAAAGGAACAcggagctgcagctgaagaaaGACTCAGCCCAGGGGAAAAtggtggagcagcagcaggcaatGGAGAGAGCGCGTCGTGAGCAGGAGCTCCT GCTGAAGGACTTAGCTGCACTTGAAGGAAAACATTCATTGTTGCAGAGTGAGCTGGCAGTCACGAGAGAGATGCTGGAGAAGTCGCAGTTTCAGAGGAGTCTGCTGGAGCAAGAGAAACACGAGCTGACCACGGCCCTGGAGAAG GCCGAGCAGTCGGTGGCAGAGTTGACAAGGACTCAGAAGCAGCTGAGTGCTGAAACAGCTGATCTGCGTGTTGCAGCAGCCAACATGAGCAGTCTCAATGAAGCTCTTGCAGTGGAGAAAGTGCAGCTGAACAACCTTGTGCTGCAG CTGGAGCAAGAGAATGAAGTTGTGTCAGGGAAAGTGGCTGAGATGGAGAGAGCAAGAGTGtgtgagcaggagcagctgagctggtgTGAAAGAAGCAAGgcagagctctgtgcagagaaagcccagctggagcagctgctgcagaaagcagaggagcagcaggaggggctGCGGGTGGAGCTGAGGAGActggcagaggagaaggaagaaaccCGAGAGCAGCTCAGTGAG GTGTCCCGGCAGCAAGAGTCGGCCAGCACTGGTCTGGAGCAGTTGCGCCAGGAGTCCTCTCGCCAAGGGCTCGCGCTGGCCAAGGTGTCCGAAGAGaaggaggtgctggtgcaggagaAGGCTGCCCTGGAGCTGCGCCTGGCAGCCGTGGAGCGGGACAGACAAGGCCTTTcagagcagctggcagaggCCAG GTCGGTGAAGGAGACCCTGGAGTGCAGCCTGTCTGAGGCTCAGCAGCACGTATCTCAGCTGGAGATCGCCCGGAGTCAGCTTGAGATGCAACTTCACACCATCACGCAGGCCAAGGAGGTGATACAAG GGGAAGTGAAGTGCCTTCAACGTGAGCTGGAAGCAGAGAGATCTCTCCTGAGGCAGGAACGGGAAAACACGGCACAACAGCTCTTGCGGAGAGAACAGCAGCATGACGATACCCTCAGACTTCGGCAAAACGAtcatgaagcagaaataaagaggCTTCTGCAAGACCTG gCAAGCGCGCGGGAAGGGCACCagtcagagctgcaggagctgctggagcgatggcagcaggagaaggcagagacaGAGAGGGAGCACGAGAAGCAGCTGTTGGATATGGAGCAGAAAGTTGCTGCCGTGCAAGCTCAACAACAAGAGGAACAAACTAGACGTGAAAATGCCGAGCAAGAG GCCATGCTGGAAAAGGAGCGTGAGAAGAATTCTTTACTAGAGACGCTCCTCCAGACTCAGGGAGAGCTCACAGACGCCTGCCAGCGGGTAGAGCAGCTCAGGCAGCAGATGAAAGAGCAGCGAGAGAAGGGGCAG catgAACGGGACAGGCTGGAAGCAGTTAAAGCAAAGCTGGTATGGGAGATGAAACTTCTTCAGGAGTCAGTCACAGCCTCTGAGACCCGAGCAAACACAGCAACAGATACGAGCCACTGCCTTGAACAAGAACTTCAAACTACTTTGTctgtcttaaaaatgaaaaatgaggaggTGGAAATGCAGTGGCAGAAAATTCAGATGCTGgagaaagaggcagcagagggaaaAGCTTTGCAGGAGACTCTCACTCATATGAATGCCGTCTTGtcagagagggagggagaaacgCGGTTGTACCGGGAACAGGTGAGaatgctggaaaagcagaaagaaatgcacCGAACTACTCTCGATCAGGTTATGAAGGACATGGCAGAGAAAAACCAGCAGGTGGAATCCCAAAAAGACCAGATCCgagagctgcagaagcagcaggaattgCAGAGGACACTTGTAAGCAAGATGAGcaaagagctggaggagagagacCAGGAGATCAGATCCCAGCAAGAACAGatagcagagctggagaagcagcaagaaatGCAGCAAGTTCAGCAGACTCTGCCCAAGAAGGATGAAGAGCTCAAGTACCAGAGAGACAGAGTCAGGTATTTAGAGAAGACTCTGACATGGAGGGAACAAGACCTTAGGAGGCAGAGTGACCTCCTGAAACAATTAACATCAGCTCTGCGATGGAAAGATGACGGGGAGACCCTGAAGAAACAAATCCAGAGACTCCAAaagtgggaggaagaggaggcagagaagaggCAAGTTGTCCAGGAGAGAGACGGTCTCTTGAGGAGGCAGAAGGAGCTGACCCAACAGCTGGAAGACGAGAGGAAAGCAAAGGGGGAAGAACTGGAGCGTGTGGCTGCTCTTTTGAAGCAGACTGAAAGAAGAGAACTGGAGTGGCAGCAGAAGGCACAAGCACTGACTCTTGCCCTCACCAAGAGTGAAATGGCCAGTGGCACTCTGAGGGAAGAAGTAGCCGTCCTGCAGAATATGGTTTCGGAGAGGGACACGGACCGGTTTCATCATCAG caggctgctgcagaaggggagcagctctcctggctctcagaGAAGAGACTCCTGTCGCAGCGGCTGGAACGTCTGCAGGGAGCAGTTGCAAGGCTGGAACTTGAGAAGACGGAGCTGCAGCAACTCAACGCTGAGCTCAGGAGGACCCTGGAGCAG GTGGAACGTGAACGGAGGAGACTGAAGAGATACTGCCGTGGTCGGTCGCTGCCAGACGCGTGctga